The following proteins come from a genomic window of Pseudomonas sp. MAG733B:
- a CDS encoding metalloregulator ArsR/SmtB family transcription factor — MDLLEIFKALSNPTRLQILKGLKDPVKNFPPQDEGDVLTVGVCVSSIQEGIGLSQSTVSGYLATLQRVGLVEVRRIGQWTYYKRNEAAISALAEIIGTDL, encoded by the coding sequence ATGGACCTACTCGAAATATTCAAAGCCCTCTCAAACCCTACACGCCTTCAAATCTTGAAAGGCTTGAAGGACCCCGTTAAGAACTTCCCTCCGCAGGATGAGGGTGACGTTCTCACGGTGGGGGTCTGCGTCAGCAGTATTCAGGAAGGTATCGGGCTGTCGCAGTCAACGGTGTCTGGTTATCTTGCGACGCTGCAACGCGTGGGCTTGGTCGAAGTCAGGCGCATAGGTCAGTGGACCTACTACAAGCGCAATGAAGCGGCCATCAGTGCGCTGGCCGAGATCATAGGGACAGATCTGTAA
- a CDS encoding zinc-dependent alcohol dehydrogenase family protein, which produces MKAMMLKSFGGPESFELCDVPKPVPRAGQVLVRVQATSINPLDYQVRRGDYADLVPLPAITGHDVSGVVEEVGPGVTAFAPGDEVWYTPQIFDGPGSYAEYHVAAESIIGKKPPSLSHLEAASLTLVGGTVWEALIGRAALRVGESILIHGGAGGVGHVAIQVAKAIGARVFTTVREANFEFARTMGADVVIDYEKEDYVDAILRETDGRGVDVVFDTIGGNTLTRSPDVLAQLGRVVSIVDIAQPQNLVQAWGKNASYHFVFTRQNRGKLDELSTLIARGQLRPHVGAVYSLADLALAHARLESPNNGLQGKIVIAVEPSLIP; this is translated from the coding sequence ATGAAAGCGATGATGCTTAAATCATTTGGCGGCCCGGAATCGTTCGAACTCTGCGACGTGCCCAAGCCTGTGCCGCGTGCGGGACAAGTCCTGGTGCGGGTACAAGCCACCTCCATCAACCCTTTGGATTATCAGGTTCGACGTGGCGACTACGCCGATCTGGTGCCACTGCCGGCCATTACCGGACACGATGTATCGGGCGTCGTCGAAGAAGTTGGGCCGGGGGTGACGGCCTTCGCTCCGGGAGACGAAGTCTGGTACACCCCGCAAATATTTGACGGGCCAGGAAGTTATGCCGAGTACCACGTTGCGGCCGAAAGCATTATCGGGAAGAAGCCACCATCACTGAGCCATCTTGAAGCGGCCAGTCTGACCCTGGTCGGCGGGACGGTATGGGAAGCACTGATCGGGCGTGCAGCGCTCAGAGTGGGGGAAAGCATTCTGATCCACGGCGGCGCAGGGGGAGTCGGTCATGTAGCCATTCAGGTGGCAAAAGCCATTGGAGCGCGAGTCTTCACGACCGTGCGCGAAGCCAACTTTGAGTTCGCACGAACCATGGGAGCCGACGTGGTCATCGACTATGAAAAGGAGGATTACGTCGACGCCATCCTCCGCGAAACGGATGGCCGCGGAGTCGATGTCGTGTTCGACACCATCGGCGGCAACACACTGACGCGTAGCCCCGACGTGCTCGCCCAACTGGGTCGCGTGGTGTCGATTGTGGACATTGCCCAGCCACAAAACCTCGTTCAGGCCTGGGGCAAAAACGCCAGTTATCACTTCGTGTTCACACGACAGAACCGCGGCAAGCTGGATGAGTTGAGCACGTTGATAGCGCGCGGTCAGCTTCGGCCACACGTCGGCGCCGTCTATTCGCTTGCCGACCTTGCGCTCGCCCATGCCCGGTTGGAGAGTCCCAACAACGGCCTTCAAGGAAAAATCGTGATTGCGGTCGAGCCATCGCTCATCCCGTAA
- a CDS encoding antibiotic biosynthesis monooxygenase, with protein sequence MIYEIAQLPIHKERIEMFRRAFAEVAPMLTRAKGYGGHLLAQGIETPERFNLIVRWASLEDHTPGFEESEDHRIFMMGLEEYFSEEPSVYHIEGSAFSAGEQIEEGGQIF encoded by the coding sequence ATGATTTACGAAATCGCCCAGCTCCCCATTCACAAAGAACGCATTGAAATGTTCAGACGTGCATTTGCCGAGGTCGCGCCTATGCTCACCCGCGCAAAGGGTTACGGCGGCCACTTGCTTGCGCAAGGGATTGAAACCCCTGAGCGATTCAACCTGATAGTGCGCTGGGCTTCACTTGAGGATCACACGCCGGGCTTCGAAGAGAGTGAAGACCATCGGATTTTCATGATGGGGTTGGAGGAATATTTTTCGGAAGAACCGAGCGTCTACCACATTGAAGGGTCAGCTTTTTCTGCTGGCGAACAAATAGAAGAAGGGGGGCAGATTTTTTGA
- a CDS encoding metallophosphoesterase family protein, translated as MKVGVISDTHGLLRPEALAALQGCERIIHAGDIGKPEILEQLAAIAPLYVVRGNNDQTAPWAELVADHLSFDLNGWQTLLVHDIADVPALLDAGTRLVITGHSHKRSIEWRGERLFLNPGSAGPRRFKLPVTLALLEVEKGAVEPRLVSLVE; from the coding sequence ATGAAAGTTGGCGTGATTTCCGATACCCATGGCCTGCTGCGCCCCGAAGCCCTCGCGGCGTTGCAGGGCTGTGAACGGATTATTCATGCGGGCGACATCGGCAAACCGGAAATCCTTGAACAACTGGCGGCGATTGCGCCGCTGTATGTCGTGCGCGGGAATAACGACCAGACGGCCCCGTGGGCAGAACTCGTCGCCGATCACCTGAGTTTCGACCTCAACGGTTGGCAAACCTTACTGGTGCATGACATTGCCGATGTACCCGCGCTGCTTGATGCGGGCACGAGGCTGGTGATTACCGGACATTCCCATAAGCGAAGCATTGAGTGGCGTGGCGAACGGCTGTTCCTAAACCCGGGCAGCGCGGGGCCGCGGCGGTTCAAGTTGCCGGTGACGTTGGCGTTGCTGGAAGTGGAGAAGGGGGCGGTTGAGCCGAGGTTGGTTTCGTTGGTGGAGTGA